The Pseudomonas extremaustralis genome contains a region encoding:
- the leuC gene encoding 3-isopropylmalate dehydratase large subunit, which translates to MAGKTLYDKLWDSHEVKRRDDGSSLIYIDRHIIHEVTSPQAFEGLRLAGRKPWRVDSIIATPDHNVPTTPERKGGIEAIADQVSRLQVQTLDDYCDEYGITEFKMNDVRQGIVHVIGPEQGATLPGMTVVCGDSHTSTHGAFGALAHGIGTSEVEHVFATQCLVAKKMKNMLVRVEGQLPFGVTAKDIVLAVIGKIGTAGGNGHAIEFAGSAIRDLSIEGRMTICNMSIEAGARVGMVAADEKTVEYVKGRPFAPKGADWDAAVEAWKDLVSDADAVFDTVVELDATQIKPQVSWGTSPEMVLAVDQNVPDPAKETDLVKRGSIERALKYMGLKANQAITDIQLDRVFIGSCTNSRIEDLRAAAVIAKGRKVASTIKQAIVVPGSGLVKAQAEAEGLDKIFLEAGFEWREPGCSMCLAMNPDRLESGEHCASTSNRNFEGRQGAGGRTHLVSPAMAAAAAVNGRFIDVRELI; encoded by the coding sequence ATGGCCGGCAAAACGCTTTACGACAAGCTTTGGGATTCCCATGAAGTGAAACGGCGCGACGATGGCTCGTCGCTGATCTATATCGACCGTCACATCATCCATGAAGTGACCTCGCCCCAAGCGTTCGAAGGCCTGCGGCTGGCCGGGCGCAAGCCTTGGCGCGTCGACTCGATCATCGCCACCCCGGACCACAACGTGCCGACCACCCCGGAGCGCAAGGGCGGGATCGAAGCGATTGCCGACCAGGTGTCGCGTTTGCAGGTGCAGACCCTCGACGACTACTGCGACGAATATGGCATCACCGAATTCAAGATGAATGACGTGCGTCAAGGCATCGTCCACGTGATCGGCCCGGAGCAGGGCGCCACCTTGCCCGGCATGACCGTGGTCTGCGGCGACTCCCACACCTCCACCCACGGTGCGTTCGGCGCCCTGGCCCACGGCATCGGTACTTCCGAGGTGGAACATGTGTTCGCCACCCAGTGCCTGGTCGCCAAGAAAATGAAGAACATGCTGGTACGCGTCGAAGGCCAATTGCCGTTTGGCGTGACCGCCAAGGACATCGTGCTCGCCGTGATCGGCAAGATCGGTACCGCTGGCGGTAACGGCCATGCCATCGAATTCGCCGGCAGCGCCATCCGCGACCTGTCCATCGAAGGCCGCATGACCATCTGCAACATGTCCATCGAAGCCGGTGCCCGCGTGGGCATGGTGGCGGCGGATGAAAAAACCGTTGAGTACGTCAAAGGCCGTCCGTTCGCCCCGAAAGGCGCCGACTGGGATGCCGCCGTCGAGGCCTGGAAAGACCTGGTCTCCGACGCCGATGCCGTGTTCGACACCGTGGTTGAACTGGATGCCACCCAGATCAAGCCGCAAGTCAGCTGGGGCACTTCGCCGGAAATGGTCTTGGCCGTCGACCAGAACGTGCCGGACCCGGCCAAGGAAACCGACCTGGTCAAGCGCGGCTCCATCGAACGCGCCTTGAAATACATGGGTTTGAAAGCCAACCAGGCGATCACTGATATTCAGTTGGATCGCGTGTTCATCGGCTCTTGCACCAACTCGCGGATCGAAGACCTGCGCGCCGCGGCGGTGATCGCCAAGGGCCGTAAAGTCGCCTCGACCATCAAGCAGGCCATCGTGGTACCGGGCTCGGGTCTGGTCAAAGCCCAGGCTGAAGCCGAAGGCCTGGACAAGATCTTCCTCGAAGCCGGTTTTGAATGGCGTGAGCCGGGCTGCTCCATGTGCCTGGCGATGAACCCGGACCGTTTGGAGTCGGGCGAGCATTGCGCGTCGACCTCCAACCGTAACTTCGAAGGGCGTCAGGGCGCCGGTGGCCGTACCCACCTGGTCAGCCCGGCCATGGCCGCAGCCGCTGCCGTCAACGGTCGTTTCATCGACGTTCGCGAATTGATCTGA
- a CDS encoding TetR/AcrR family transcriptional regulator, translated as MSDKKAQTRERILQAASAALIQRGPAEPSVGEVMGAAGLTVGGFYAHFDSKDALMLEAFTQLLARRRASIDDMDSQLTGEERRALVAAFYLSRKHRDSTVQACPIPATVGEMARLPDAFREALSEHVELMAAQLAASPEDTDKALADMALMIGGLALARALGPGELSDRVLRAAKSAVR; from the coding sequence ATGAGCGATAAAAAAGCGCAAACCCGCGAACGTATTCTGCAAGCTGCCAGCGCGGCCTTGATCCAGCGTGGCCCGGCCGAGCCGAGTGTCGGTGAAGTCATGGGGGCGGCGGGGCTCACCGTCGGTGGTTTCTACGCGCATTTCGACAGTAAGGATGCACTGATGCTGGAGGCCTTCACGCAGTTGCTGGCTCGGCGGCGTGCATCCATCGACGATATGGACTCACAGCTCACTGGAGAAGAGCGCAGGGCGCTGGTGGCGGCGTTTTACCTGTCGCGCAAGCATCGCGACTCCACCGTTCAGGCCTGCCCGATCCCCGCTACCGTGGGCGAGATGGCTCGGCTGCCGGACGCCTTCCGTGAAGCGTTGAGTGAGCATGTGGAACTGATGGCCGCGCAACTTGCCGCCAGCCCCGAAGACACGGACAAGGCCCTGGCGGACATGGCGCTGATGATCGGCGGGTTGGCCTTGGCGCGGGCCCTGGGGCCAGGGGAACTGTCAGATCGAGTGTTGCGTGCCGCCAAGTCGGCCGTGCGCTAG
- a CDS encoding sensor domain-containing protein has translation MRNPVDPVPPLPRIYALDPQEAEQSWDSAPQLLAALNAARLGAWCWEIDTGRISWSRGTQALFGFDPHQPLPKDIDYLDLLAPQDRSRVVRAFHAVLAGEPFEQAMHHHIQWPDGTDHWLEINGSLAPDKAGRRRMIGVIRETTRQRQREHALSHSEKRFATLFHLCPNMVLLTRQSDGLISEANQYFEMHFGWPLSDAIGRTTLDLGLWCHPEQRAQLVKATQRKGEPITMDVQFCASNGQIHDGTLSAQKVELEGEAYLISTFVDTTERKNAEQALKDSQERLDLALDSAQLGTWDWHIPSGMLYGSARAAQLHGLPAVPFHEPFDEFFEGMPKEERDNMRNAYRTLREGPAGNYQLTYRVQLEDGTSRYLESRARLYRDDQGAPLRMAGTLLDITDQVEREQRLTASEEKFASLFQASPDPICVTGLDSGAFIEINPAFTQTFGWTAAEVIDKSAEQIGLWDESSKRLQRIEQVIREQALSNVAIVVHHKNGQALTCVISSRLIKVGDQPCIVTTLRDITQQQRSEAALKASEEKFAKAFHSSPDAISITERDTGRYVEVNDGFCRLTGFRAEEAIGLTLYQIGIWADENQRAALLAELQIKGRIHHLEMLWHNKRGDVLAVEVSVEPITLNETPCLLLTARDVSLLKSAQAQIRHLAYHDPLTNLPNRALLMDRLSQQIALLKRHNLRGALLFLDLDHFKHINDSLGHPVGDTVLKIVTARLEASVRMEDTVARLGGDEFVVLLSGLDGTRTEVGDQVEELADTLRELLSQPMFLDGHRLQVTPSIGMALIPDHGSTPADLLKRADIALYRAKDSGRNATQMFHNSMQKTASERLRMETDLRLALSRGEFSVHYQPQVDARGNKIVGAEALVRWQHPQLGAQSPSEFIKVLEDSGLILEVGTWILDEACAAFQQLIADGLVDPLNFSLCVNISPRQFRQNDFVERVEHSLKQHQLPFSLLKLEITEGIVIQNLEDTISKMRRLKKLGVSFAMDDFGTGYSSLTYLKRLPVDALKIDQSFVRDATHDPNDAEIIRAIVAMARSLNLEVIAEGVETPEQLAFLQKLGCHLFQGYLHSRPLPIEGFRQLLE, from the coding sequence ATGCGCAATCCCGTCGACCCCGTACCGCCACTGCCTCGCATCTACGCCCTTGACCCCCAAGAGGCGGAACAAAGCTGGGACAGCGCTCCGCAATTGCTGGCAGCCCTCAACGCCGCGCGGCTGGGGGCGTGGTGCTGGGAAATCGATACCGGGCGCATCAGCTGGTCACGCGGTACTCAGGCGCTGTTCGGTTTCGATCCCCACCAACCGCTCCCCAAGGACATTGATTACCTCGACCTGCTGGCGCCACAGGATCGCAGTCGTGTGGTGCGCGCGTTCCATGCCGTGCTGGCGGGCGAGCCGTTCGAGCAGGCCATGCATCACCATATCCAGTGGCCGGATGGCACTGATCACTGGCTGGAAATCAACGGCAGCCTGGCACCCGACAAAGCCGGCAGGCGCCGCATGATTGGCGTGATCCGCGAGACCACCCGCCAGCGCCAGCGAGAGCACGCCCTCAGCCACTCTGAAAAGCGCTTCGCCACGTTGTTTCACCTGTGCCCGAACATGGTGCTGCTGACCCGCCAGTCCGACGGATTGATCAGCGAAGCCAACCAGTATTTCGAGATGCACTTTGGCTGGCCCCTGTCCGACGCCATCGGCCGCACCACCCTGGACCTGGGCCTGTGGTGCCACCCCGAGCAACGCGCGCAACTGGTCAAGGCCACCCAGCGCAAGGGCGAACCGATCACCATGGATGTGCAGTTCTGCGCCAGTAACGGCCAGATCCACGACGGCACCCTCAGTGCGCAGAAGGTCGAACTGGAAGGCGAGGCCTACCTGATCAGCACCTTTGTCGACACCACCGAACGCAAGAATGCCGAACAAGCCCTCAAGGACAGCCAGGAGCGCCTCGATCTGGCGTTGGACTCGGCGCAACTGGGCACCTGGGACTGGCATATTCCCAGCGGCATGCTCTATGGCTCGGCCCGCGCCGCGCAGTTGCATGGCCTGCCTGCCGTACCGTTCCATGAACCCTTCGACGAATTCTTCGAGGGCATGCCCAAGGAAGAGCGCGACAACATGCGCAACGCCTATCGCACCCTGCGCGAGGGCCCGGCCGGCAACTACCAACTGACTTACCGCGTGCAACTGGAAGATGGCACATCGCGCTACCTGGAAAGCCGCGCGCGTCTCTATCGCGACGACCAGGGTGCGCCGCTGCGTATGGCCGGCACCTTGCTGGACATCACCGACCAGGTCGAGCGCGAACAACGCCTGACTGCCTCCGAAGAGAAATTCGCCAGCCTGTTCCAGGCCAGCCCCGACCCTATCTGCGTCACCGGCCTGGACAGCGGCGCGTTTATCGAGATCAACCCGGCCTTTACTCAGACCTTTGGTTGGACGGCAGCCGAGGTCATCGACAAAAGCGCCGAGCAGATCGGTCTGTGGGACGAATCGAGCAAGCGCCTGCAACGTATCGAACAGGTGATTCGCGAACAGGCACTGAGCAACGTGGCCATCGTGGTCCACCACAAGAATGGCCAGGCCCTGACCTGCGTGATTTCCAGCCGGCTGATCAAGGTCGGCGACCAGCCGTGCATCGTCACCACCTTGCGCGACATCACCCAGCAACAGCGCTCGGAGGCGGCGCTGAAGGCCAGCGAAGAGAAGTTCGCCAAGGCCTTCCACTCCAGCCCCGACGCGATTTCCATCACCGAGCGCGACACCGGCCGTTATGTGGAGGTCAACGACGGTTTCTGTCGCCTGACCGGGTTCCGCGCCGAAGAAGCCATCGGCCTGACGCTGTACCAGATCGGCATCTGGGCCGATGAAAACCAGCGGGCGGCACTCCTGGCCGAACTGCAAATCAAAGGGCGCATCCATCACCTGGAAATGCTCTGGCACAACAAGCGCGGCGACGTGCTGGCAGTGGAAGTGTCGGTGGAGCCGATCACCCTCAATGAAACCCCGTGCCTGCTGCTGACCGCCCGCGACGTGAGCCTGCTCAAAAGCGCCCAGGCGCAGATTCGCCATCTGGCCTACCACGACCCGCTGACCAACCTGCCCAACCGCGCGCTGCTGATGGACCGCCTGAGCCAGCAGATCGCCCTGCTCAAGCGCCATAACCTGCGCGGCGCGCTGCTCTTCCTTGACCTCGACCACTTCAAGCACATCAACGACTCCCTCGGTCACCCGGTGGGCGACACCGTGCTGAAAATCGTCACCGCGCGCCTGGAAGCCAGCGTGCGCATGGAAGACACCGTGGCGCGCCTGGGCGGCGACGAATTCGTGGTGCTGCTCAGCGGCCTGGATGGCACCCGCACGGAAGTCGGTGACCAGGTAGAGGAATTGGCTGACACCCTGCGCGAATTGCTCTCCCAGCCGATGTTTCTCGATGGCCACCGCCTGCAGGTCACGCCCAGCATCGGGATGGCGCTGATTCCCGACCATGGGTCGACCCCGGCGGACCTGCTCAAGCGCGCCGACATCGCCCTTTACCGCGCCAAGGACTCGGGACGCAACGCCACGCAGATGTTCCACAACAGCATGCAGAAAACCGCCAGCGAGCGGCTGCGCATGGAAACCGACCTGCGCCTGGCCCTGTCACGGGGCGAGTTCAGCGTGCATTACCAACCCCAGGTGGACGCGCGCGGCAACAAGATCGTCGGTGCCGAGGCCCTGGTCCGCTGGCAGCATCCGCAACTGGGCGCGCAGTCACCGTCGGAATTTATCAAGGTGCTAGAGGACAGCGGGCTGATTCTCGAAGTGGGCACCTGGATTCTTGATGAGGCCTGTGCGGCGTTTCAACAATTGATCGCCGATGGCCTGGTGGACCCGCTGAATTTCAGCCTGTGCGTGAACATCAGCCCACGGCAGTTTCGCCAGAATGACTTCGTGGAACGGGTGGAACACAGCCTCAAGCAGCATCAATTGCCCTTCAGTCTGCTGAAGCTGGAAATCACCGAAGGCATCGTGATCCAGAACCTGGAGGACACCATCAGCAAGATGCGGCGCCTGAAAAAACTCGGGGTGAGCTTTGCCATGGATGATTTTGGCACCGGCTATTCGTCGCTGACCTACCTCAAGCGCCTGCCCGTGGATGCGCTGAAGATCGACCAATCCTTCGTGCGCGACGCCACCCATGACCCCAACGACGCAGAAATCATCCGCGCTATCGTCGCCATGGCCCGCAGCTTGAACCTGGAGGTGATTGCCGAAGGCGTGGAAACCCCGGAACAACTGGCATTCCTGCAAAAGCTGGGATGCCATTTGTTCCAGGGTTATTTGCACAGTCGACCGTTACCCATCGAAGGATTCAGGCAGTTACTGGAGTAG
- the leuD gene encoding 3-isopropylmalate dehydratase small subunit has translation MRAFTQHTGLVAPLDRANVDTDQIIPKQFLKSIKRTGFGPNLFDEWRYLDVGYAYQDNSKRPLNKDFVLNAERYQGASVLLARENFGCGSSREHAPWALEEYGFRSIIAPSYADIFFNNSFKNGLLPIILTDEEVDELFKQVEAEVGYQLTVDLAAQTVTRPDGKVYHFEVDAFRKHCLLNGLDDIGLTLQDGDAIAAFEAKHRASQPWLFRDA, from the coding sequence ATGAGAGCTTTTACCCAACACACAGGTTTAGTCGCGCCGTTGGACCGTGCCAACGTGGACACCGACCAGATCATCCCCAAGCAGTTCTTGAAGTCGATCAAGCGCACCGGCTTCGGCCCCAACCTGTTCGACGAGTGGCGCTACCTGGACGTGGGCTACGCCTATCAGGACAACTCCAAGCGCCCGCTGAACAAGGACTTCGTGCTCAACGCCGAGCGTTACCAGGGTGCCAGTGTGTTGCTGGCCCGCGAAAACTTCGGTTGCGGCTCCAGCCGTGAGCATGCGCCGTGGGCCCTGGAAGAATATGGCTTTCGCAGCATCATCGCGCCGAGCTACGCCGACATTTTCTTCAACAACAGCTTCAAGAACGGCCTGTTGCCGATCATCTTGACCGACGAAGAAGTCGATGAACTGTTCAAGCAAGTGGAAGCCGAGGTGGGCTACCAGTTGACCGTCGACCTCGCCGCGCAGACCGTGACGCGTCCGGACGGCAAGGTGTACCACTTTGAAGTGGATGCCTTCCGCAAGCACTGCCTGCTCAACGGCCTGGACGATATCGGCCTGACCTTGCAGGACGGCGACGCGATTGCCGCGTTTGAAGCCAAGCACCGGGCGAGCCAGCCCTGGTTGTTTCGCGACGCATAA
- a CDS encoding alpha/beta hydrolase, protein MGTLTWIRRFNGTLGHLAPQAVANKMRRAFMTPRDLPPRDWELPLLAQSERITLRFGLSALRWGQGPAVLLMHGWEGRPTQFASLITALVDNGYSVIALDGPAHGRSPGREAHVLLFARAMLEAAAELPPLHGVIGHSMGGASAMLAVQLGLRTEALVSIAAPSRFLDVLCGFTHLVGLPARARSAFIQEVELTFGMPLKHLDVAHYQMNIPGLVVHAEDDTFVPVRASQAIHEAWFDSRLLRLEQGGHQKVLADPRVIEGVLALLAGRRLQARQTA, encoded by the coding sequence ATGGGGACGTTAACCTGGATTCGTCGCTTCAACGGCACCCTGGGGCATCTGGCACCGCAAGCGGTGGCCAACAAGATGCGACGTGCCTTCATGACGCCGCGCGACCTGCCGCCGCGTGATTGGGAGTTGCCGCTGCTGGCGCAGTCGGAGCGCATCACCTTGCGGTTTGGCCTGTCGGCGCTGCGTTGGGGCCAAGGCCCGGCGGTGTTGTTGATGCACGGTTGGGAAGGTCGCCCAACCCAGTTCGCCAGCCTGATCACCGCACTGGTGGACAATGGTTATTCAGTGATTGCCCTGGACGGTCCCGCCCATGGCCGTTCGCCGGGGCGTGAAGCCCATGTCTTGCTCTTCGCCCGTGCCATGCTTGAGGCGGCCGCCGAGTTGCCGCCTTTGCATGGGGTGATCGGCCATTCCATGGGCGGCGCCAGTGCGATGCTGGCGGTGCAGTTGGGGTTGCGTACCGAGGCGCTGGTGAGTATCGCCGCGCCGTCACGCTTCCTGGATGTGCTGTGCGGCTTTACCCACTTGGTCGGTTTGCCGGCGCGGGCCCGCTCGGCGTTTATCCAGGAGGTCGAACTGACGTTCGGCATGCCGCTCAAACACTTGGATGTGGCTCACTACCAGATGAATATCCCTGGCCTGGTGGTGCACGCCGAAGACGATACCTTCGTTCCGGTCCGAGCCTCTCAAGCGATCCATGAAGCTTGGTTCGACAGCCGTCTGCTGCGCCTGGAGCAAGGTGGTCACCAGAAAGTGCTGGCCGACCCACGGGTGATCGAGGGTGTGCTGGCGCTGTTGGCGGGGCGTCGTTTACAGGCGCGGCAAACTGCCTGA
- a CDS encoding LysR family transcriptional regulator → MDLANLNAFIAIAETGSFSGAGERLHLTQPAISKRIAGLEQQLKVRLFDRLGREVGLTEAGRALLPRAYQILNVLDDTRRALTNLTGEVSGRLTLATSHHIGLHRLPPILRAFTRQYPNVALDIQFLDSEVAYEEILHGRAEVAVITLAPDPHNLVRATPVWDDPLDFVVAPEHSLASNGSVNLVDIAGHPAVFPGGNTFTHHIVSRLFEAQGLTPNIAMSTNYLETIKMMVSIGLAWSVLPRTMLDDQVASIALPGIQLSRQLGYIVHTERTLSNAARAFMSLLDAQVDLPGIPA, encoded by the coding sequence ATGGACCTGGCCAACCTCAACGCCTTTATCGCCATCGCCGAGACCGGCAGTTTCTCCGGTGCCGGCGAACGCCTGCACCTGACGCAACCGGCCATCAGCAAACGTATTGCCGGCCTCGAGCAGCAATTAAAAGTCCGTTTGTTCGACCGCCTGGGCCGTGAAGTCGGCCTGACCGAAGCCGGACGCGCCCTGCTGCCGCGCGCTTATCAGATTCTGAATGTGCTGGACGACACCCGCCGCGCCCTCACCAACCTCACCGGCGAAGTCAGCGGCCGCCTGACTCTGGCCACCAGCCACCATATCGGCCTGCACCGCCTGCCACCGATCCTGCGCGCCTTTACCCGGCAATATCCGAATGTGGCACTGGATATTCAGTTTCTTGATTCGGAAGTGGCCTACGAAGAAATCCTCCACGGCCGCGCCGAAGTGGCCGTGATCACCCTGGCGCCCGATCCCCACAACCTGGTGCGCGCCACCCCGGTCTGGGACGACCCGCTGGATTTCGTGGTGGCGCCGGAGCACAGCCTGGCCAGCAACGGTTCGGTCAACCTGGTGGACATCGCCGGGCACCCGGCGGTTTTCCCCGGTGGCAACACCTTCACCCACCATATCGTCAGCCGGCTGTTCGAAGCCCAGGGCCTGACGCCGAACATCGCAATGAGCACGAACTACCTGGAAACTATCAAGATGATGGTGTCCATCGGCTTGGCTTGGAGCGTATTACCGCGCACCATGCTCGACGATCAGGTGGCAAGTATCGCTTTGCCGGGCATACAACTCAGTCGCCAGCTAGGCTATATCGTGCACACTGAAAGGACGCTTTCGAATGCTGCGCGGGCTTTCATGAGCCTTTTGGATGCACAGGTCGATCTGCCAGGGATTCCGGCATGA
- a CDS encoding tRNA dihydrouridine synthase, translating into MQIALAPMEGLVDNILRDVLTRVGGIDWCVTEFIRVNDRLLTPAYFHKLAPELLHGAHTAAGVPLRVQLLGSDPVCLAENAALACELGSEVIDLNFGCPAKTVNKSRGGAVLLKEPELLNRIVEHVRRAVPAHIPVTAKMRLGFDSPDGALVCATALAEGGAAHIVVHARTKVDGYKPPAHWEWIPRVQDVVKVPVFANGDIWSVEDWRRCREISGVEDIMLGRGLVARPDLARQIAAARAGEEVVEMTWEQMQPMLHEFWRQSVEQLTEKQAPGRLKQWLAMLTRNYPQAVELFTALRRETGLEQVGRLLGMTHPQPVAQS; encoded by the coding sequence ATGCAAATTGCTTTGGCGCCCATGGAGGGGTTGGTCGACAACATCCTGCGGGACGTGCTGACCCGCGTGGGCGGTATTGACTGGTGCGTGACCGAGTTCATCCGCGTCAACGACCGCCTGCTCACCCCGGCCTATTTCCACAAGCTCGCTCCAGAACTGCTGCACGGTGCCCACACCGCTGCGGGCGTGCCATTGCGCGTGCAATTGCTCGGCTCTGACCCGGTGTGCCTGGCGGAGAACGCGGCCCTGGCCTGCGAGCTGGGTTCCGAAGTGATCGACCTGAACTTCGGCTGCCCGGCCAAGACCGTCAACAAGTCCCGTGGCGGCGCAGTGCTGCTCAAGGAGCCGGAGCTGCTCAACCGCATCGTTGAACACGTGCGCCGTGCGGTGCCGGCCCATATCCCGGTGACCGCCAAGATGCGCCTGGGTTTCGACAGCCCGGACGGCGCGCTGGTGTGCGCCACGGCCCTGGCCGAAGGCGGCGCGGCGCATATCGTGGTGCATGCGCGCACCAAGGTTGATGGCTACAAGCCGCCGGCCCATTGGGAGTGGATTCCACGCGTCCAGGATGTGGTCAAGGTGCCGGTATTCGCCAATGGCGATATCTGGAGCGTCGAAGACTGGCGGCGCTGCCGTGAAATCAGTGGCGTGGAAGACATCATGCTCGGTCGTGGCCTGGTCGCGCGTCCTGACCTGGCGCGGCAAATCGCTGCCGCGCGGGCGGGAGAAGAGGTGGTGGAGATGACCTGGGAGCAGATGCAGCCGATGCTCCACGAGTTCTGGCGCCAGTCGGTAGAACAATTGACCGAAAAGCAGGCGCCGGGTCGATTGAAGCAGTGGCTGGCCATGTTGACGCGCAATTACCCACAAGCGGTGGAGTTGTTTACCGCCCTGCGTCGTGAAACCGGATTGGAGCAGGTCGGTCGGTTGCTGGGCATGACCCATCCGCAGCCAGTCGCACAGTCATGA
- a CDS encoding class I SAM-dependent methyltransferase codes for MTTTAHTQVVQKQFGEQASAYLSSAVHAQGTEFALLQAELAGQGAARLLDLGCGAGHVSFHVAPLVKEVVAYDLSRQMLDVVAAAAVDRNLDNIRTVHGAAERLPFADGEFDFVFSRYSAHHWSDLGLALREVRRVLKPGGVAAFVDVLSPGSPLLDTYLQTVEVLRDTSHVRDYSAAEWMRQLSEAGLHVRNSSRQRLRLEYTSWVERMRTPQALRAAILELQQAMGQEVRDYYEIQADGTFSTDVLVVWAER; via the coding sequence ATGACCACTACCGCCCACACCCAAGTCGTGCAAAAACAATTCGGCGAGCAAGCCTCGGCCTACCTGAGCAGTGCCGTGCACGCCCAGGGCACCGAATTCGCGCTGCTGCAGGCCGAACTGGCCGGGCAGGGCGCTGCACGACTGCTGGATTTGGGCTGCGGTGCCGGTCATGTCAGTTTCCACGTGGCGCCGCTGGTAAAAGAAGTGGTGGCCTACGACCTGTCCCGGCAGATGCTCGACGTGGTCGCCGCCGCTGCCGTGGACCGTAACCTCGACAACATCCGCACCGTGCATGGCGCCGCCGAGCGCTTGCCGTTCGCCGATGGTGAATTCGACTTCGTGTTCAGCCGCTATTCGGCGCACCATTGGAGCGACCTGGGCCTGGCCCTGCGTGAAGTGCGCCGGGTGCTCAAGCCTGGCGGCGTGGCGGCATTCGTCGATGTGTTGTCGCCAGGTAGCCCGCTGCTGGACACTTACCTGCAAACCGTCGAAGTGCTGCGCGACACCAGCCACGTGCGCGACTATTCCGCCGCCGAGTGGATGCGCCAGCTCAGCGAAGCCGGTCTGCATGTACGCAACAGCAGCCGCCAGCGCCTGCGCCTGGAATACACCTCGTGGGTCGAGCGCATGCGCACGCCGCAGGCCTTGCGCGCCGCGATCCTCGAGCTGCAGCAGGCGATGGGCCAGGAAGTGCGCGATTACTACGAGATTCAGGCCGACGGCACGTTCAGCACCGACGTGCTGGTGGTGTGGGCCGAGCGCTGA
- a CDS encoding acyl-CoA thioesterase, with translation MGWDLATPFIIDLQVAPEDIDGLGHANNAVYVSWLERCAWRHSQRLGLDLAEYRRLDRAMAVVRHEIDYLAAGYEGDELQLATWIVDWDQRLKMTRRFQLFRPRDGVTLLRAQTTFVCIELSSGKPKRMPTEFLDGYGSALTGG, from the coding sequence ATGGGCTGGGATTTGGCAACGCCGTTTATCATCGATCTGCAGGTCGCCCCTGAAGACATCGACGGCCTGGGGCACGCCAATAACGCAGTGTATGTGTCCTGGCTGGAGCGCTGCGCCTGGCGGCATTCGCAGCGCCTGGGCCTGGACCTCGCCGAGTATCGGCGCCTGGACCGTGCCATGGCGGTGGTGCGCCATGAGATCGACTACCTGGCGGCGGGTTACGAGGGCGACGAGTTGCAGTTGGCCACTTGGATTGTCGACTGGGACCAGCGCCTGAAAATGACCCGCCGCTTCCAACTGTTCCGTCCCCGCGATGGCGTGACCCTGCTACGGGCGCAGACCACCTTTGTCTGTATCGAACTGTCCAGCGGTAAGCCCAAGCGCATGCCGACGGAGTTTCTCGACGGCTATGGTTCTGCCCTGACAGGGGGTTAA